The Chroicocephalus ridibundus chromosome 2, bChrRid1.1, whole genome shotgun sequence genome includes a region encoding these proteins:
- the PRELID3A gene encoding PRELI domain containing protein 3A isoform X1, producing MKIWSSEHVFGHPWDTVIKAAMRKYPNPMNPCVVGVDVLDRSLDNQGRLHSHRLLSTEWGLPSIVKAILGTSRTLTYIEEHSVVDPVEKKMELCSTNITLTNLVSVDERLVYTPHPENPEKTVLTQEAIITVKGISLSSYLESLMANTISSNARKGRDALEWVISKLNTELEELKSTREGMKPAMAAASTEK from the exons ATGAAGATCTGGAGCTCGGAGCATGTGTTCGG ACACCCTTGGGATACAGTGATCAAAGCTGCTATGAGAAAGTATCCCAACCCAATGAATCCGTGTGTGGTAGGAGTAGATGTCCTCGACAGAAGCCTTGATAACCAGGGGAGGTTGCATAGTCACCGTCTTCTCAGCACAGAGTGGGGACTGCCAAGTATTGTAAAAGCG ATTTTAGGAACAAGTAGAACTCTGACTTACATTGAGGAACATTCTGTGGTAgatccagtggaaaaaaagatggagcTTTGCTCAACTAAT attacTCTTACAAACTTGGTGTCTGTTGATGAGAGACTGGTTTACACACCTCATCCTGAAAACCCTGAAAA AACTGTGCTAACTCAAGAAGCAATTATTACTGTTAAAGGCATTAGCTTGAGCAGTTATCTGGAAAGCTTAATGGCAAACACAATATCTTCTAATGCCAGAAAG GGTCGGGATGCCCTGGAGTGGGTGATCAGCAAACTAAACACAGAACTGGAGGAGCTGAAGTCAACGCGTGAGGGCATGAAACCAGCCATGGCAGCAGCgtcaacagaaaaataa
- the PRELID3A gene encoding PRELI domain containing protein 3A isoform X2, with translation MKIWSSEHVFGHPWDTVIKAAMRKYPNPMNPCVVGVDVLDRSLDNQGRLHSHRLLSTEWGLPSIVKAILGTSRTLTYIEEHSVVDPVEKKMELCSTNITLTNLVSVDERLVYTPHPENPEKTVLTQEAIITVKGISLSSYLESLMANTISSNARKLFRFLSIIELSPCPWLKVRVGMPWSG, from the exons ATGAAGATCTGGAGCTCGGAGCATGTGTTCGG ACACCCTTGGGATACAGTGATCAAAGCTGCTATGAGAAAGTATCCCAACCCAATGAATCCGTGTGTGGTAGGAGTAGATGTCCTCGACAGAAGCCTTGATAACCAGGGGAGGTTGCATAGTCACCGTCTTCTCAGCACAGAGTGGGGACTGCCAAGTATTGTAAAAGCG ATTTTAGGAACAAGTAGAACTCTGACTTACATTGAGGAACATTCTGTGGTAgatccagtggaaaaaaagatggagcTTTGCTCAACTAAT attacTCTTACAAACTTGGTGTCTGTTGATGAGAGACTGGTTTACACACCTCATCCTGAAAACCCTGAAAA AACTGTGCTAACTCAAGAAGCAATTATTACTGTTAAAGGCATTAGCTTGAGCAGTTATCTGGAAAGCTTAATGGCAAACACAATATCTTCTAATGCCAGAAAG TTGTTCCGGTTCCTGTCCATTATTGAGCTGTCTCCTTGCCCTTGGCTGAAAGTAAG GGTCGGGATGCCCTGGAGTGGGTGA
- the PRELID3A gene encoding PRELI domain containing protein 3A isoform X3 codes for MKIWSSEHVFGHPWDTVIKAAMRKYPNPMNPCVVGVDVLDRSLDNQGRLHSHRLLSTEWGLPSIVKAILGTSRTLTYIEEHSVVDPVEKKMELCSTNITLTNLVSVDERLVYTPHPENPEKTVLTQEAIITVKGISLSSYLESLMANTISSNARKGWDAIEWIIQNSESALS; via the exons ATGAAGATCTGGAGCTCGGAGCATGTGTTCGG ACACCCTTGGGATACAGTGATCAAAGCTGCTATGAGAAAGTATCCCAACCCAATGAATCCGTGTGTGGTAGGAGTAGATGTCCTCGACAGAAGCCTTGATAACCAGGGGAGGTTGCATAGTCACCGTCTTCTCAGCACAGAGTGGGGACTGCCAAGTATTGTAAAAGCG ATTTTAGGAACAAGTAGAACTCTGACTTACATTGAGGAACATTCTGTGGTAgatccagtggaaaaaaagatggagcTTTGCTCAACTAAT attacTCTTACAAACTTGGTGTCTGTTGATGAGAGACTGGTTTACACACCTCATCCTGAAAACCCTGAAAA AACTGTGCTAACTCAAGAAGCAATTATTACTGTTAAAGGCATTAGCTTGAGCAGTTATCTGGAAAGCTTAATGGCAAACACAATATCTTCTAATGCCAGAAAG GGGTGGGATGCTATTGAGTGGATAATTCAAAATTCTGAAAGCGCTCTAAGCTAG